Proteins co-encoded in one Hymenobacter swuensis DY53 genomic window:
- a CDS encoding murein L,D-transpeptidase catalytic domain family protein, with protein MTNLPTFTAGLFLTCFSWFAPASAAPVAAFASPVVEEAPAAAGLSATARMAYTAAFEQHVALTYVRAGLTAAGVPLDVYRKALVGFYNLQQQGTISSTCHTITIVDFSRSSTRERLWVVDLAQGRLLHHTLVAHGKNTGEEYAQTFSNREGSEMSSLGFYVTGQTYQGKHGLSLKLHGVDQGYNTNALGRAVVVHGAEYVSQEFIRQHGRLGRSQGCPALPVAQTPGIIRSIKGGTVLFANGPATSAYRSQLLLLDSALLAFAQSKGLVARAS; from the coding sequence ATGACGAATCTGCCGACTTTCACCGCCGGTCTTTTCCTGACGTGTTTTTCCTGGTTTGCGCCAGCTAGTGCCGCGCCTGTTGCTGCCTTTGCAAGCCCGGTAGTGGAGGAAGCTCCAGCCGCCGCCGGGCTGAGTGCTACCGCTCGTATGGCCTACACAGCGGCTTTTGAACAACACGTGGCCCTGACGTATGTTCGGGCTGGCCTGACTGCCGCCGGCGTACCGCTGGATGTATACCGGAAAGCCCTAGTGGGGTTTTACAACTTACAGCAGCAAGGCACCATCAGCAGCACTTGTCACACCATTACCATTGTTGATTTCAGCCGCTCTAGCACCCGGGAACGGCTGTGGGTGGTAGATCTGGCGCAGGGCAGGCTGTTGCACCACACACTAGTAGCGCACGGCAAAAACACCGGTGAAGAATACGCCCAAACGTTTTCGAACCGGGAAGGCTCCGAGATGAGCAGTCTGGGTTTTTACGTAACCGGCCAAACGTATCAGGGCAAGCACGGCCTTTCCCTGAAGCTGCATGGCGTAGATCAGGGCTATAATACGAACGCCCTGGGGCGGGCTGTGGTGGTACACGGTGCTGAATACGTAAGCCAGGAATTCATCCGGCAGCACGGGCGACTGGGGCGCAGCCAGGGCTGTCCGGCTTTGCCCGTGGCCCAGACGCCCGGTATCATTCGCTCCATCAAAGGTGGGACGGTGCTGTTTGCCAACGGCCCAGCCACCTCCGCCTACCGCTCCCAGCTTCTGCTCCTGGATTCTGCATTGCTGGCTTTTGCGCAGAGCAAAGGACTGGTAGCTCGCGCGAGCTAG
- a CDS encoding M48 family metallopeptidase, translated as MRGNLRYIIALVMAAFAFIPYYCNTQKNEVTGEVQHVDMSADQEIALGLQAAPEMAQQYGGIHPDQKAGAAVERIGQEIVRSTKAGQSPYKFQFHLLADENTINAFALPGGQVFITAGLLKNLKTEGQVAGVLAHEIGHVVGRHSAEQIAKSRLTSGLTGAAAIGLYDPERPGTAASAAAAAMVGKLLTLRYGREDELEADRLAVDFTPAAGYDPRSMIQVMEVLQQANQGSSPPEFLSTHPNPGNRIEELQQEINADYPQGLPANLKP; from the coding sequence ATGAGAGGCAACCTACGCTACATAATTGCCCTGGTAATGGCCGCCTTTGCGTTCATTCCCTATTACTGCAATACCCAGAAGAACGAAGTTACGGGCGAAGTCCAGCACGTAGATATGTCGGCTGACCAGGAAATTGCCCTGGGCTTGCAGGCCGCTCCCGAAATGGCCCAGCAATACGGCGGCATTCACCCCGACCAGAAAGCCGGAGCGGCCGTAGAGCGCATCGGCCAGGAAATTGTCCGGTCAACCAAAGCGGGCCAGTCGCCCTACAAATTCCAGTTTCACCTGCTGGCCGATGAAAACACCATTAATGCCTTTGCCTTACCCGGCGGGCAGGTGTTTATTACGGCTGGCTTGCTGAAAAACCTGAAAACCGAAGGGCAAGTGGCCGGCGTACTGGCCCACGAAATCGGCCACGTGGTGGGACGGCACTCGGCCGAGCAAATTGCCAAGTCGCGCCTCACCAGCGGCTTGACCGGAGCCGCTGCCATCGGCCTCTATGACCCCGAGCGGCCCGGTACCGCCGCCAGCGCCGCTGCTGCCGCTATGGTGGGCAAGCTGCTGACCCTGCGCTACGGCCGCGAGGATGAGCTGGAAGCCGACCGCTTGGCCGTGGACTTCACACCGGCTGCCGGCTACGACCCCCGCTCCATGATTCAGGTGATGGAAGTGCTGCAGCAGGCCAACCAGGGCAGTAGTCCGCCTGAGTTCCTGAGCACCCACCCCAACCCGGGCAACCGTATTGAGGAACTGCAGCAGGAAATCAATGCCGATTACCCGCAAGGTTTGCCGGCCAACCTGAAGCCCTAG
- a CDS encoding diacylglycerol/lipid kinase family protein, which produces MLPTSPAQLRRLLFVLNPVSGDIDKSELEGSITAYCTERGRTAAFFHTDGEDDLAQLRMHLHEHTYDAVFAAGGDGTVSLVAEVVSNTHLPLGILPLGSGNGLSKDLGIPQDPAEALRLTWDYQVRTLDTLRVGGRFSAHLADMGFNALIVERFDAGDVRGPGAYVRIATQEYAAYQPATYRIETEQETWEGVAFMLTIANANTFGSNVIINPDSQLDDGKFEICLIAPFPNTAAPGLLYRLYTSDFDASDYTRRLCCSQARISVPGATQVLVQIDGEPYQLPTPVEVEMYPASLRVLVPATV; this is translated from the coding sequence ATGCTTCCCACCTCCCCTGCGCAGCTTCGGCGGCTCCTGTTCGTGCTTAATCCTGTTTCCGGCGACATTGATAAGTCGGAGTTGGAAGGCTCCATTACTGCTTATTGCACCGAAAGAGGCCGGACGGCGGCATTTTTTCATACCGATGGGGAGGATGATCTGGCTCAGTTGCGCATGCACTTGCATGAGCATACCTACGACGCCGTATTTGCGGCCGGCGGTGATGGAACGGTAAGCCTGGTGGCAGAAGTAGTGAGCAACACGCATCTGCCGCTGGGGATTCTGCCCCTAGGGTCCGGCAACGGCCTGTCGAAAGACCTGGGCATCCCACAGGACCCAGCCGAGGCGCTACGTCTTACCTGGGACTATCAGGTACGCACGCTGGACACATTGCGTGTGGGCGGCAGGTTCTCGGCGCATCTGGCCGATATGGGTTTCAATGCCCTCATTGTGGAACGGTTCGATGCGGGCGACGTGCGCGGGCCGGGGGCCTATGTGCGTATTGCTACGCAGGAATACGCCGCTTACCAGCCCGCTACCTACCGCATTGAAACGGAGCAGGAAACATGGGAAGGCGTGGCATTTATGCTCACCATTGCCAATGCTAATACATTCGGCAGCAACGTTATCATCAACCCCGATAGTCAGCTGGATGATGGGAAGTTTGAAATCTGCCTGATTGCGCCGTTCCCGAATACGGCCGCCCCGGGGCTGCTGTACCGCCTGTACACCAGTGACTTTGACGCTTCAGACTACACGCGCCGGCTGTGCTGTAGCCAGGCCCGCATAAGCGTGCCAGGAGCTACGCAGGTGCTGGTGCAGATTGACGGCGAACCGTATCAGCTGCCCACGCCGGTGGAAGTGGAAATGTACCCGGCCAGCCTGCGGGTGCTGGTGCCTGCTACGGTTTAG
- a CDS encoding metallophosphoesterase: MPVTSLLLYTLAVAAVALTLWLLRRFAEERRYRRRPYVAPAHNDWPQHPLPADAPRHRVALLGDPGAVATNGSDPILSRLAEWQQETGAAGTVIILGDNIYPTGLPAPEHPGRAAAEARFDALLATLRQFQGHVVLLSGNHDWNKGRPDGWEYLRRQEAYVREHLPTAHYLPTNGAPGPVTLQLADGILLIVLNTQWWVQRGPRPAADTKEPFRQLRQLLAANRHQRVVVAGHHPLYSNALHGGKFTAKQHVFPLTTVHKRAYVPLPFIGSLLPLYRKLFGAAEDMAHPRYRKMRRRLLRVLHEFPNIIYAAGHDHNLQYFQRYGGHYLVSGAGSKTAFVQKGGNATFVHEHIGFFSLDFYTGQETWLRTLEPGATSEVFRLRLQPATPATPPVVPLPQQLGQLLSR, translated from the coding sequence GTGCCGGTAACTTCTCTGCTCCTGTATACACTGGCAGTTGCGGCTGTTGCGCTAACGCTGTGGCTCCTGCGCCGGTTTGCGGAGGAACGGCGCTACCGCCGCCGGCCCTACGTGGCCCCGGCTCACAACGACTGGCCCCAGCACCCGCTTCCCGCCGATGCGCCCCGGCACCGCGTAGCCCTGCTCGGCGACCCGGGTGCCGTAGCCACCAACGGCTCCGACCCCATCCTGAGCCGGCTGGCGGAGTGGCAGCAGGAAACCGGCGCGGCCGGCACGGTCATTATCCTAGGCGACAATATTTACCCCACTGGTCTGCCAGCCCCCGAACACCCGGGCCGGGCTGCCGCCGAGGCGCGTTTTGATGCTTTATTGGCCACGCTACGCCAGTTTCAGGGCCACGTAGTGCTGCTTAGCGGTAACCACGACTGGAACAAAGGCCGCCCAGATGGCTGGGAATACCTGCGGCGGCAGGAGGCGTATGTGCGGGAGCATCTGCCCACGGCCCATTATCTGCCAACTAATGGAGCCCCGGGCCCGGTCACCCTGCAACTAGCCGATGGTATCCTGCTTATCGTGCTGAATACGCAGTGGTGGGTGCAACGCGGCCCTCGCCCCGCCGCCGACACCAAGGAACCGTTTCGGCAGCTCCGGCAGCTGCTGGCCGCCAACCGGCATCAACGCGTGGTGGTAGCTGGGCATCATCCGCTGTACTCCAATGCGCTGCACGGGGGAAAGTTCACAGCCAAACAGCACGTATTCCCTCTCACTACGGTACATAAGCGGGCCTACGTACCGTTGCCTTTCATTGGGTCTTTGCTACCGCTCTACCGTAAGCTGTTTGGAGCGGCAGAGGATATGGCCCACCCCCGCTACCGTAAAATGCGCCGCCGGCTGCTGCGGGTTCTGCATGAGTTTCCAAACATCATCTACGCTGCCGGCCACGACCACAACCTGCAATACTTTCAGCGGTACGGCGGGCATTACTTGGTGAGTGGCGCGGGTAGTAAAACTGCGTTTGTGCAGAAAGGCGGAAATGCCACGTTTGTGCACGAACACATCGGTTTTTTTAGCCTCGATTTCTATACCGGCCAGGAAACCTGGCTCCGGACGCTGGAGCCGGGCGCTACCTCGGAAGTGTTTCGGCTACGGTTACAGCCTGCCACGCCCGCTACGCCGCCAGTAGTGCCGCTGCCGCAGCAACTGGGCCAGTTGCTGAGCCGCTAA
- a CDS encoding LON peptidase substrate-binding domain-containing protein: MRQLALFPLNLVVFPGEKLNLHIFEPRYRQLVHDCLQDNITFGIPPYINGGVSMLGTEMRLLNIEKTYPSGEMDIRTRAVGLFRVREFFHELPGKLYAGATVEELPDDTTADLALHQQTRKLIEQLYDILNLRRLFLDLPENFRAYDVAHHLGLNTEQEYELLEAASELERQQLMLAHLEHILPVLQETEHLKERVRLNGHFKNLTPPAF, from the coding sequence ATGCGCCAACTGGCTCTTTTTCCGCTTAACCTGGTGGTTTTTCCCGGCGAGAAACTCAACCTGCACATTTTTGAGCCCCGCTACCGCCAGTTGGTGCATGATTGTCTGCAGGACAACATCACGTTCGGCATTCCGCCCTACATCAATGGCGGGGTAAGCATGCTGGGCACGGAAATGCGGCTGCTGAATATTGAAAAAACCTATCCTTCGGGCGAAATGGATATCCGGACGCGGGCCGTAGGGCTGTTTCGGGTGCGGGAGTTTTTTCACGAGCTGCCGGGCAAGCTCTACGCCGGGGCTACCGTGGAAGAGCTACCCGATGATACCACCGCCGACCTGGCCCTGCACCAGCAAACCCGAAAATTGATTGAGCAGCTCTACGATATTCTGAACCTGCGGCGGCTATTCCTGGATTTGCCGGAAAACTTCCGGGCTTACGACGTAGCGCACCACCTGGGGCTGAATACCGAGCAGGAGTACGAGCTACTGGAAGCCGCATCGGAGCTGGAGCGGCAGCAGCTGATGTTGGCTCACCTAGAACATATACTACCGGTGCTGCAGGAAACGGAGCATCTGAAGGAGCGGGTACGCCTCAACGGCCATTTCAAAAACCTCACGCCCCCAGCTTTCTGA
- the mtgA gene encoding monofunctional biosynthetic peptidoglycan transglycosylase: MARHAGRLTLQVVVALFLTSVAWVLVYRWVSPPATWLMLERRAHAPVGKGYHGIREDDRHVRYAFKTLEEVSPQLPLALVAAEDQRFLLHHGFDGDALLKAAKSNMSGKKQLRGGSTISQQVAKNVFLWHGRSYVRKAAEAYFTLLIELLWNKRRIMEMYLNVAEMGDCIFGAEAASQQYFHKSASKLTPQEAALLAGVLPNPLRFRASNPGPQARLKQRRVLRRMRQLRGSVYVRELMKE; encoded by the coding sequence ATGGCCCGCCATGCGGGGCGACTCACGCTTCAGGTAGTAGTAGCGCTATTTCTGACCTCAGTGGCGTGGGTGCTGGTGTACCGTTGGGTGAGTCCACCCGCTACCTGGCTTATGCTGGAGCGGCGCGCCCATGCTCCCGTGGGGAAAGGCTACCACGGCATTCGGGAAGACGACCGGCACGTCCGTTACGCTTTCAAAACCCTGGAGGAAGTATCGCCCCAGCTACCGTTGGCCCTGGTGGCCGCCGAGGACCAACGGTTTCTGCTGCACCACGGCTTCGATGGCGACGCGCTGCTGAAGGCGGCTAAGTCTAACATGAGTGGTAAAAAGCAGCTACGCGGCGGCAGTACCATTTCGCAGCAGGTGGCAAAAAACGTGTTCCTGTGGCACGGCCGCAGCTACGTGCGCAAGGCCGCCGAAGCATATTTCACCCTGCTCATTGAGTTGCTCTGGAACAAGCGCCGCATTATGGAGATGTACCTGAACGTGGCCGAAATGGGCGACTGTATTTTTGGGGCCGAGGCCGCTTCGCAGCAATATTTTCACAAATCGGCCAGTAAGCTCACGCCTCAGGAGGCCGCGCTGCTGGCGGGCGTGTTGCCCAACCCATTGCGCTTTCGGGCCAGTAACCCCGGCCCCCAGGCCCGCCTCAAGCAGCGCCGGGTACTGCGCCGGATGCGCCAGCTACGCGGCTCGGTGTACGTGCGTGAGCTAATGAAGGAATAA
- a CDS encoding YybH family protein, which yields MKRLSAFLLCVGLLASCAATHQLTTADTASARRDILQVLTTQTAAWNRGDVPGYMQGYWQHDSLVFIGKSGLTYGWQRTLENYRRSYPTPAAMGQLTFSNLRIQLLGAEAAQVVGRWHLARPVAGDLQGHFLLVLRRLNGHWVVVADHSS from the coding sequence ATGAAACGCCTTTCTGCCTTCCTGTTATGCGTGGGGCTGCTGGCCAGCTGCGCCGCCACGCACCAGCTGACCACTGCCGATACCGCCTCCGCTCGGCGCGACATCCTGCAGGTACTCACCACCCAAACCGCCGCCTGGAACCGGGGCGACGTACCCGGCTACATGCAGGGCTACTGGCAGCATGACTCCCTAGTGTTCATCGGCAAAAGCGGCCTGACATATGGCTGGCAGCGTACCCTGGAGAATTACCGCCGCAGTTACCCCACACCCGCCGCAATGGGTCAGTTGACGTTTAGCAACCTCCGCATTCAACTCCTGGGCGCGGAAGCAGCGCAGGTTGTCGGCCGCTGGCATCTGGCTCGTCCGGTGGCCGGCGACCTGCAGGGGCATTTTCTACTGGTGTTGCGCCGCCTGAATGGCCACTGGGTGGTGGTAGCTGACCATTCGAGCTGA
- a CDS encoding App1 family protein: protein MALLDKLNGWAERADEAFTRTRARLGLLHPLQLIPYRSYGTPERLYIKGRLLTDKGISEADPNDSRWHNLLNMYRRFDSNEISGAQLSVHPADGSEHPVISDEEGYYTLNLEPKVLPEPVDFLWYPVEVLLRQSPAPFPTPAGLRTRNMVLIPPPDAEYGIISDLDDTVIQTSATDLLRMARTVLLRNARSRLPFKGVAEFYRQLQLGRNGKRNNPFFYVSSSPWNLYDLLEDFLELNDIPPGPLLLRDMALKRKQAGSASEHHGHKLKEIDNLLLTYPKLPFVLIGDSGQEDANIYREVVRRHPGRVLAIYIRDVNLPERAALVEQVREELRNDKVEMLLVKDTVQAAKHAAGVGLVFQAAVPAVEQEKQKDETAPEEDGLDGEGTGQPVMA, encoded by the coding sequence ATGGCTTTACTTGACAAACTCAACGGCTGGGCCGAACGGGCCGATGAGGCGTTTACCCGCACCCGTGCCCGCCTGGGCCTGCTGCACCCGTTGCAGCTGATACCTTACCGCAGCTACGGCACACCCGAGCGGCTCTACATCAAGGGCCGTCTGCTCACTGACAAGGGCATCAGTGAGGCCGACCCCAACGACTCCCGCTGGCACAATCTGCTGAACATGTACCGGCGCTTCGACAGCAACGAAATCAGCGGGGCCCAGCTGAGCGTACACCCCGCCGACGGCTCCGAGCATCCGGTCATTTCGGATGAGGAGGGGTACTATACCCTAAACCTGGAACCCAAAGTGCTGCCGGAGCCAGTAGATTTTCTGTGGTATCCGGTGGAAGTGCTGCTGCGCCAGTCGCCCGCCCCCTTCCCTACGCCGGCCGGCCTGCGCACTCGCAACATGGTCCTTATTCCGCCGCCCGACGCGGAGTACGGCATCATTTCTGACCTGGACGATACCGTCATCCAGACCTCAGCCACCGATTTGCTACGCATGGCCCGGACCGTGCTGTTGCGCAATGCCCGCTCCCGCCTACCCTTCAAAGGCGTGGCCGAGTTCTACCGCCAGTTACAGCTGGGGCGCAACGGGAAGCGCAACAACCCGTTTTTCTACGTGAGCAGCTCGCCTTGGAACCTATATGATCTACTAGAGGACTTCCTGGAGCTGAACGATATTCCGCCTGGGCCGCTCCTGCTACGCGACATGGCCCTGAAACGCAAGCAGGCCGGCTCGGCCTCCGAGCATCATGGCCACAAGCTCAAAGAAATTGACAACCTGCTGCTCACGTATCCCAAACTGCCTTTCGTACTCATCGGCGACTCGGGCCAGGAAGACGCCAACATCTACCGGGAAGTAGTGCGCCGCCACCCCGGCCGAGTGCTGGCCATCTACATCCGCGACGTGAATCTGCCGGAACGGGCTGCTTTGGTTGAACAGGTGCGCGAGGAGCTGCGCAACGACAAGGTGGAAATGTTGCTGGTGAAAGACACCGTGCAGGCGGCCAAGCACGCGGCCGGAGTGGGCCTGGTATTCCAGGCAGCCGTGCCAGCGGTGGAGCAGGAAAAACAAAAAGACGAAACTGCCCCCGAAGAAGACGGCCTTGATGGCGAAGGCACCGGCCAGCCGGTTATGGCATAA
- a CDS encoding M48 family metalloprotease, with the protein MRNLLQKTGLLAGLALTLGGAASCSKDGDGVLLFSIEDDKALGEQVAAQTDSTFRAKGQLLEPGSNPRAYAALGRIVGRVLDSGKLQYRNEFPWDVKIIRDDATQNAFATPGGHIYVYSGLIKYLDNETQLAGVLGHEIAHADRRHTSRQLQTQYGISTLLSLILGDNQNTLVEVANGLGQLKFSRDYENEADAYSVEYLNGTNYYACDGAAGFFIKAQNDGQQSPPEFLSTHPDPGSRIQNIQTKADQLNCRNRTAGSADFNELKGSL; encoded by the coding sequence ATGCGCAATCTTCTGCAAAAAACCGGGCTGCTGGCCGGCCTTGCACTTACTCTTGGCGGTGCTGCTTCCTGCTCCAAAGACGGCGACGGGGTATTGCTGTTCTCCATCGAAGACGATAAAGCTCTGGGTGAGCAGGTCGCGGCCCAAACCGATTCCACCTTCCGGGCCAAGGGTCAGCTGCTGGAACCCGGCAGTAACCCCCGCGCTTACGCGGCCCTGGGCCGCATCGTTGGTCGGGTGCTGGATAGCGGCAAGCTGCAATACCGCAACGAGTTTCCGTGGGATGTCAAAATCATCCGGGACGACGCCACTCAGAATGCGTTTGCCACGCCCGGCGGCCACATTTACGTGTATTCAGGCCTGATTAAGTACCTCGACAACGAAACCCAGCTGGCCGGCGTACTGGGTCACGAAATTGCCCACGCCGACCGGCGCCACACTTCCCGCCAGCTCCAAACCCAGTACGGTATCAGCACACTGCTGAGTCTGATCCTGGGCGACAACCAGAACACGCTGGTGGAAGTAGCAAATGGTCTGGGCCAGCTTAAATTCAGCCGCGACTATGAGAATGAAGCCGACGCGTACTCAGTAGAGTACCTCAACGGCACCAACTACTACGCCTGCGACGGCGCGGCCGGTTTCTTCATCAAGGCCCAAAACGATGGCCAACAGAGCCCGCCCGAATTCCTGAGCACCCACCCCGACCCCGGCTCCCGCATCCAGAATATTCAGACCAAAGCCGACCAGCTGAACTGCCGCAACCGCACGGCCGGCAGCGCTGACTTCAACGAGCTTAAAGGCAGTCTATAG
- a CDS encoding DNA topoisomerase IB, whose amino-acid sequence MTTVAATPRPKTKKKRLAPLEEAHELYKDPARQAELAGLRYLTDTKPGLTRQATKSGSFRYVSAKGEPVEDEKTLTRIQSFVIPPAWTEVWISPSATTHLQVTGRDAKGRKQYLYHPAWDQARALTKFSRLRAFGEKLADLRQQMAKDLARPQLDKRKVVALVLTLMDQSFIRIGNREYAKKNKTYGLTTLRDKHVAVSGADVRFSFVGKKGVPHDLTIHDRKLARLVQKCKEIPGQHLFQYYAPDGHRQELESGDVNEYLHEVTGMSLSAKDFRTWGGTVKMVECLERVLDEEPDFPKPKTLKRAVKEVAENLGNTPSVCSKYYIHPQVVELFNSDKLIDYLRRHDADPSENDQLTPTEHMVLEMLAELEGK is encoded by the coding sequence ATGACTACCGTAGCAGCTACTCCCCGCCCCAAAACCAAGAAAAAACGCCTGGCTCCGCTGGAGGAGGCGCACGAGCTCTATAAAGACCCGGCGCGCCAAGCCGAATTGGCCGGCCTGCGCTACCTCACCGATACCAAGCCCGGCCTCACCCGCCAAGCCACGAAAAGTGGCAGCTTCCGTTACGTATCGGCCAAGGGGGAGCCGGTGGAAGATGAAAAAACGCTGACCCGGATTCAGAGCTTTGTGATTCCGCCGGCCTGGACGGAGGTCTGGATTTCGCCCTCGGCCACCACGCACCTGCAGGTAACCGGCCGCGACGCCAAGGGCCGTAAGCAATACCTCTACCATCCGGCCTGGGACCAGGCCCGGGCCCTCACGAAGTTCAGCCGGCTGCGCGCCTTCGGAGAAAAGCTGGCCGACTTACGGCAGCAGATGGCCAAAGATCTGGCCCGCCCGCAGCTGGATAAGCGCAAGGTGGTGGCCCTGGTACTCACGCTCATGGATCAGTCATTCATCCGCATCGGCAACAGGGAATACGCCAAAAAGAACAAAACCTACGGCCTCACCACGCTGCGCGACAAGCATGTGGCCGTCAGCGGGGCGGACGTACGCTTTAGCTTTGTAGGCAAGAAGGGCGTACCGCACGACCTCACCATTCATGACCGGAAGCTGGCCCGGCTGGTGCAGAAGTGCAAGGAAATTCCCGGTCAGCACTTGTTCCAGTATTATGCCCCCGACGGCCACCGCCAGGAGCTGGAGTCGGGCGACGTGAACGAGTACCTGCACGAGGTAACGGGAATGAGCCTATCGGCCAAGGACTTCCGGACTTGGGGTGGCACCGTGAAAATGGTGGAATGCCTGGAGCGGGTACTGGATGAGGAGCCCGATTTTCCGAAGCCCAAAACCCTGAAGCGGGCTGTGAAGGAGGTTGCCGAAAATCTGGGCAATACACCCAGCGTCTGCTCCAAGTACTACATTCATCCGCAGGTAGTGGAGTTGTTCAACTCCGATAAGCTCATTGACTACCTGCGCCGCCACGACGCCGACCCTTCCGAAAATGACCAGCTAACCCCCACCGAGCACATGGTGCTGGAAATGCTGGCAGAGCTGGAAGGGAAGTAA
- a CDS encoding exonuclease domain-containing protein has product MYAIIDLETTGGQPAQDRITEIAIYIHDGEKVVDEFSTLLNPGRNIPFFITQLTGITDDMVREAPRFHEVARKVVEMTEGCVFVAHNVRFDYSFLKKEFADLGYNYSRKTLCTVRLSRSLMPGQPSYSLGKLCQNIGIPLNGRHRAAGDAAATAILFGRLLAISQQQENPEAAGLTPADALAAVDANAPAGRKPETAAAATKQPSARKIKAVQDAIKTALLPPNITPEKVASLPHEAGVYYFHNEAGEVIYVGKSINIYKRIQQHFAVDYKSRKSIEFKNSISDITWELTGSELVALLYESHEIKRLKPLYNRAQRRSVFPAGIFLRTDENGYKHLYYGRADDHAESHPLIALGNQYKAKGFLFHKVAKFNLCQKLCDLYKTQGACFDYQVHRCKGACLGLEPAEEYNQRVEAAIESFTYEHGSFVVIGQGRREDEKSLVVVENGRYLGFGYIDETFTARRFADFQDGITRYNDNKDVQQIIRQYLRTPHKDKVKVFK; this is encoded by the coding sequence TTGTACGCCATCATCGACCTTGAAACCACCGGGGGCCAGCCCGCGCAGGACCGTATCACCGAAATTGCCATTTACATTCATGATGGCGAGAAAGTGGTGGATGAATTCAGCACCCTGCTCAACCCCGGCCGGAACATTCCCTTCTTCATTACCCAGCTCACGGGCATCACCGATGATATGGTGCGGGAGGCACCCAGGTTCCATGAAGTAGCGCGCAAAGTGGTAGAAATGACCGAGGGTTGCGTGTTTGTGGCCCACAACGTACGCTTCGACTACTCCTTCCTAAAAAAAGAGTTTGCCGACCTAGGCTATAATTACTCCCGCAAAACGCTGTGTACGGTGCGCCTGAGCCGCTCTCTGATGCCGGGCCAGCCGAGCTACAGCCTGGGTAAGCTGTGCCAGAACATCGGGATTCCGCTCAATGGCCGCCACCGCGCCGCCGGTGACGCAGCGGCTACGGCTATCCTGTTCGGGCGGCTGCTGGCCATCAGTCAGCAGCAGGAAAACCCGGAGGCAGCGGGCCTGACACCGGCCGATGCGCTGGCCGCTGTGGATGCCAACGCCCCGGCCGGCCGCAAGCCCGAAACGGCTGCTGCGGCCACCAAGCAGCCGTCGGCCCGCAAGATCAAGGCGGTGCAGGATGCTATTAAAACGGCGCTGCTCCCGCCCAACATCACCCCCGAGAAGGTGGCCTCCCTGCCTCACGAAGCAGGGGTATATTACTTCCACAACGAGGCCGGGGAGGTGATTTACGTGGGCAAGAGCATTAATATCTACAAGCGGATTCAGCAGCACTTCGCCGTTGATTACAAGTCGCGCAAGAGCATTGAGTTTAAGAACTCGATTTCGGATATCACTTGGGAGTTGACGGGCTCGGAACTGGTGGCACTGCTGTATGAGTCGCACGAAATCAAGCGCCTCAAGCCGTTGTACAACCGCGCGCAGCGCCGCTCGGTGTTTCCGGCCGGTATCTTCCTGCGCACCGACGAAAATGGCTACAAGCACCTCTACTACGGCCGCGCCGACGACCACGCCGAGTCGCACCCGTTGATTGCCTTGGGCAATCAATACAAGGCCAAGGGCTTCCTTTTTCACAAAGTGGCCAAGTTCAACCTCTGCCAGAAACTCTGCGACCTGTACAAAACCCAGGGGGCCTGCTTTGATTACCAGGTGCACCGTTGCAAAGGTGCCTGCCTGGGCCTGGAGCCGGCCGAGGAGTACAACCAGCGCGTGGAGGCGGCCATCGAGTCGTTTACCTACGAGCACGGCTCGTTCGTGGTGATTGGGCAGGGCCGCCGCGAAGACGAGAAGAGCCTAGTGGTAGTGGAAAACGGCCGCTACCTCGGCTTCGGCTACATCGATGAAACTTTCACGGCCCGCCGCTTCGCCGATTTCCAGGACGGTATTACGCGCTACAACGACAACAAGGACGTGCAGCAGATTATCCGCCAGTACCTGCGCACCCCGCACAAGGATAAAGTGAAGGTGTTCAAGTGA